The proteins below are encoded in one region of Micromonospora sp. DSM 45708:
- a CDS encoding glycosyl hydrolase produces the protein MNQRTRTRACLAGAAAAVAALATTLATTPPARAAAGACSVTWQVTNDWGGGATTNVTITNTGAAVNGWTLGWAFPGSQVIGDMWNATKTQSGANATATNVAYNAGVPTGGTVSFGFNVTYSGTNPAPTAFTLNGEACGDTTPPSPSPTGSPSPTPDPTTTPTGNLALNRPVTASSTESPNAAAQAVDGNGGTRWSSLYADPQWFQVDLGATYPINTVRLRWEAAYGRAYQIQTSTDGTTWTPVFSTTTGDGGTDDVTPAGASGRYVRMSGTARGTDWGYSLYEFEVYAVRPPTPPGPECGQAPADPQANSKARNLICYLRTHTYVSGQTDLPDADKVQQLTGRYPAIVAFDFMEYTRGSIQTQQVIDWARARNGIVAFQWHWYCPRGGNYSAPCDFQPDLGNPSSKLYQDIDLVVRELKKMGDAGVPVLFRPLHEANNNYMWWAKKGQDAYKQLWRLIYQRAQLAGAHNVVWVFNGMASGQGTSLASWYPGDGYVDLVTSDYFQSSSDFATTKAVSGAKTTGVAETFSPLSPNSDPAWPYYVVWASRDWNGSGKDVAGLWRTAMANPRTISIDQLPDMSAW, from the coding sequence ATGAACCAGCGCACCCGCACGCGGGCCTGCCTGGCCGGGGCGGCGGCAGCCGTCGCCGCACTGGCCACCACGCTCGCCACCACGCCACCCGCCCGAGCCGCCGCCGGCGCCTGCTCGGTGACCTGGCAGGTCACCAACGACTGGGGCGGCGGCGCCACCACCAACGTCACGATCACCAACACCGGCGCCGCCGTGAACGGCTGGACGCTGGGCTGGGCGTTCCCCGGCAGCCAGGTGATCGGTGACATGTGGAACGCGACGAAGACGCAGTCCGGCGCGAACGCCACCGCCACCAACGTCGCCTACAACGCGGGCGTCCCGACCGGCGGCACGGTCAGCTTCGGCTTCAACGTGACCTACAGCGGCACGAACCCGGCCCCGACCGCGTTCACGCTCAACGGCGAGGCCTGCGGCGACACCACACCGCCGAGCCCGAGCCCGACCGGCAGCCCGAGCCCCACCCCGGATCCGACCACCACCCCCACCGGCAACCTGGCGCTCAACCGGCCGGTCACCGCGTCGTCGACGGAGAGCCCGAACGCCGCCGCCCAGGCGGTGGACGGCAACGGCGGAACCCGCTGGTCCAGCCTCTACGCCGACCCGCAGTGGTTCCAGGTCGACCTGGGCGCCACGTACCCGATCAACACGGTGCGGCTGCGCTGGGAGGCCGCGTACGGCAGGGCGTACCAGATCCAGACCTCGACGGACGGCACCACCTGGACCCCGGTGTTCAGCACCACGACCGGCGACGGCGGCACCGACGACGTCACGCCGGCCGGGGCCAGCGGCCGGTACGTGCGGATGTCCGGCACCGCACGCGGCACCGACTGGGGTTACTCGCTCTACGAGTTCGAGGTGTACGCGGTCAGGCCGCCCACCCCGCCCGGCCCGGAATGCGGCCAGGCCCCGGCCGACCCGCAGGCGAACTCGAAGGCCCGCAACCTGATCTGCTACCTGCGCACGCACACCTACGTCAGCGGCCAGACCGACCTGCCGGACGCGGACAAGGTGCAGCAGTTGACCGGCCGCTACCCGGCGATCGTGGCGTTCGACTTCATGGAGTACACCCGGGGCAGCATCCAGACCCAGCAGGTCATCGACTGGGCCAGGGCGCGCAACGGCATCGTCGCGTTCCAGTGGCACTGGTACTGCCCGCGCGGCGGCAACTACTCCGCGCCCTGCGACTTCCAGCCCGACCTGGGCAACCCGTCGTCCAAGCTCTACCAGGACATCGACCTGGTGGTGCGCGAGCTGAAGAAGATGGGCGACGCCGGCGTGCCGGTGCTGTTCCGCCCGCTGCACGAGGCGAACAACAACTACATGTGGTGGGCGAAGAAGGGCCAGGACGCCTACAAGCAGCTCTGGCGACTGATCTACCAGCGGGCGCAGCTCGCCGGCGCGCACAACGTCGTCTGGGTGTTCAACGGCATGGCCAGCGGTCAGGGCACCTCGCTGGCGTCCTGGTACCCGGGCGACGGCTACGTCGACCTGGTCACCTCGGACTACTTCCAGAGCAGCAGCGACTTCGCCACCACCAAGGCGGTCAGCGGCGCGAAGACCACCGGCGTGGCGGAGACGTTCAGCCCGCTCAGCCCCAACTCCGACCCGGCGTGGCCGTACTACGTGGTCTGGGCGTCGCGGGACTGGAACGGCAGCGGCAAGGACGTGGCCGGGCTGTGGCGTACCGCGATGGCGAACCCGAGGACCATCTCGATCGACCAGCTCCCCGACATGTCCGCGTGGTGA